From Endozoicomonas sp. 8E, the proteins below share one genomic window:
- a CDS encoding glycine zipper 2TM domain-containing protein, translating into MNNRIKQAGTVLLLSLSMAGCTTDQTGTTYSASEARQMQTVRFGTVAESRLVKLEGSQGEVGTLAGAAAGGIAASSIGGQRESAIAAVAGAVAGGVLGNMAEKKITSKQGVELTVRLDDGSYVSVVQQADPAVSFAAGDKVKILTQGTASRVVKVQ; encoded by the coding sequence ATGAACAATAGGATCAAACAGGCAGGGACCGTCTTGCTGCTTTCTCTTTCTATGGCTGGCTGTACGACCGATCAGACAGGGACTACTTATTCTGCTTCTGAAGCTCGGCAAATGCAGACAGTCCGGTTTGGTACTGTCGCTGAATCCAGACTGGTTAAACTGGAAGGCAGCCAGGGTGAGGTCGGCACTCTGGCAGGGGCAGCAGCAGGTGGTATTGCAGCTTCCAGTATTGGTGGTCAGCGCGAAAGCGCTATTGCAGCAGTGGCTGGAGCCGTTGCCGGTGGCGTTTTGGGCAATATGGCCGAGAAGAAAATTACCTCCAAGCAGGGTGTTGAACTAACAGTCAGGCTGGATGACGGCTCTTATGTTTCAGTTGTTCAACAGGCTGATCCGGCCGTTAGCTTCGCTGCTGGCGATAAAGTAAAAATCCTTACCCAGGGCACTGCCAGCCGGGTTGTTAAGGTTCAGTGA
- a CDS encoding inositol phosphate phosphatase SopB, whose product MDGSKLPSGIQPTPVSPQVATPDIGEAQEARHSSRQNRFIKAIKNVLKKLPGRGNRELRNIPIEQRQITAFSQPVPKMMSGNIQSQAQEKDIFREVGDVFAEVKMGKGDSPEVQRAYRQARNQFERAAISVAQDVLIEARLQSDGGELILAMKEFIEQHEQKIHQNYEPVTEKMVEDLRKLPGKLLSELSLRNVDREVAREVLKVHLNESRESQTLSDHNQIPVSDSEAVVPGSTHDHKELFKLQKLQFDSAREVLKNESQSALREGRTEDAERLTKLDRQLLNELRRLQQTVQLKGDEPVNREEMRKAKEHYPKILQDALVSAGVDKQTVARDFEEALIDQLNFRPWKTIEKSFSQAGVEFASRQQPAAEIKVPESLRGEVSRLYETDYAGYGVSGIDSTNTYHATNLNRSDFSINNSNVYTGIRHGIADPYGVDWDPDLKAEGGKVKAREILLSALATRPDIFEQALIASQGGPVPTLAMTSTSMVTTGLGSGKERKMQKAQNEAFNYFTDPAKQPITMELPGSDGQSRTIKLNFKQARFNIPVNWGGVGSASLVTGGRSFQKKMNDPAMGMLVGKPGKGSIPGGMAGEFLSGTSKKGEEIRTQIRDAEEAGNGEKVSELNAQLDQLTRHDRSVMDLTTQIKAIYKKGSHYHHHHDAYKLATRVALLTHMVGAVPLSNCKSGKDRTGMLDAEIKFLAARINPETGEVPEPGPIVDPADRALFQTILQESGNLEVQEQNVGVRGYKTEWVESITERVGDPAIREEIRGLSKSVH is encoded by the coding sequence ATGGATGGCAGCAAACTTCCATCGGGCATCCAGCCCACACCGGTTAGCCCTCAAGTGGCAACTCCCGATATCGGGGAAGCGCAGGAGGCGAGGCACAGCAGCCGCCAGAACAGGTTCATCAAAGCCATTAAGAATGTTCTGAAAAAGTTGCCAGGACGAGGTAACCGGGAACTTCGTAATATCCCCATAGAGCAGAGACAAATCACTGCATTCAGTCAGCCTGTGCCGAAGATGATGTCTGGCAATATTCAATCTCAGGCTCAGGAAAAGGATATTTTCAGAGAGGTTGGAGATGTCTTCGCCGAGGTAAAAATGGGTAAGGGTGACAGTCCTGAAGTTCAGAGGGCTTATCGGCAGGCCAGAAATCAATTCGAAAGAGCAGCTATTTCTGTAGCTCAGGACGTTCTCATTGAAGCCCGGCTTCAGTCTGATGGTGGCGAGCTTATTCTGGCAATGAAAGAGTTCATCGAGCAGCATGAGCAAAAGATTCATCAGAACTATGAACCCGTGACAGAAAAGATGGTGGAAGATCTGCGGAAGCTTCCAGGTAAGCTCCTCAGTGAATTATCTCTGAGGAATGTAGACAGGGAGGTTGCCAGAGAAGTGTTAAAGGTGCACCTGAATGAAAGCAGGGAGTCCCAGACACTCTCAGATCATAACCAGATACCTGTATCCGATTCTGAAGCGGTCGTTCCCGGAAGTACTCACGACCACAAAGAGTTGTTCAAGTTACAGAAGCTGCAGTTTGATTCAGCCAGAGAAGTTCTGAAGAATGAATCACAATCGGCTCTGAGAGAAGGACGTACAGAGGATGCAGAACGTCTGACCAAGCTCGATCGTCAGCTATTGAATGAGTTGAGAAGACTCCAGCAAACCGTCCAGCTTAAGGGCGATGAACCCGTCAACAGGGAAGAGATGCGCAAGGCCAAAGAGCACTACCCGAAAATTCTGCAGGACGCCCTGGTTTCGGCAGGCGTCGATAAGCAAACCGTGGCCAGAGATTTCGAGGAGGCTTTAATCGATCAGTTAAATTTTCGTCCCTGGAAAACGATAGAAAAATCTTTTTCTCAGGCTGGAGTTGAGTTTGCTTCCAGACAGCAACCTGCGGCTGAAATCAAAGTACCAGAGTCGTTAAGGGGAGAGGTTTCTCGTTTGTATGAAACTGACTATGCAGGTTATGGCGTCAGCGGGATCGATTCGACCAACACCTATCATGCTACTAACCTGAATCGCAGCGATTTTTCTATTAATAACAGTAATGTCTACACAGGCATAAGGCATGGCATTGCCGATCCTTATGGCGTTGACTGGGATCCCGATCTAAAGGCTGAAGGTGGAAAAGTCAAGGCCAGAGAAATCTTGCTTTCGGCTCTGGCAACCCGGCCAGATATTTTTGAGCAAGCTCTGATAGCGTCACAGGGAGGGCCAGTCCCAACACTTGCTATGACGTCCACCTCTATGGTCACGACAGGTCTGGGTTCCGGAAAAGAGAGAAAAATGCAGAAAGCTCAGAATGAAGCTTTCAATTACTTTACTGACCCTGCCAAACAGCCTATCACGATGGAACTTCCGGGATCTGATGGACAGAGCCGGACAATCAAACTTAATTTCAAACAGGCACGCTTTAATATTCCTGTGAACTGGGGTGGGGTTGGAAGCGCCTCTCTGGTAACAGGTGGAAGATCTTTCCAGAAAAAAATGAACGATCCGGCTATGGGAATGCTGGTAGGAAAACCGGGTAAGGGCAGCATCCCGGGCGGTATGGCGGGTGAATTTCTCAGCGGCACCTCAAAGAAAGGTGAGGAAATCAGGACGCAGATCAGGGACGCCGAAGAAGCCGGCAACGGGGAAAAAGTTTCTGAACTGAATGCCCAGCTGGATCAGTTAACCAGGCATGATCGATCAGTAATGGATCTGACCACTCAGATTAAAGCGATCTATAAAAAAGGTAGCCATTATCACCATCATCATGATGCCTATAAGCTGGCCACCAGAGTGGCCCTGTTGACTCACATGGTAGGTGCTGTGCCATTATCCAATTGCAAAAGCGGTAAAGACAGAACCGGAATGCTCGATGCCGAAATCAAGTTTCTGGCGGCCAGGATTAATCCGGAAACCGGTGAGGTGCCCGAACCGGGACCTATTGTGGACCCTGCTGACAGAGCCTTGTTCCAGACGATTCTTCAGGAGAGCGGTAACCTGGAAGTCCAGGAGCAGAACGTGGGTGTTCGCGGTTATAAAACAGAATGGGTCGAATCGATCACCGAGAGAGTGGGTGATCCTGCCATTCGCGAAGAAATCAGAGGGCTTTCCAAATCAGTGCATTAG
- a CDS encoding Yip1 family protein — MLLNHIPDLFFNPRHEWTQIRTRFDQTAPVAVLRDLPILSSLPGICSYFGAVYLGWSASGIAHVKVSSLSALIMALIAWVAIFLALVMMGFFTHWMEETYGSGRSYMDCICFAIYVSFPLCLTGIGGLYPPIPITMLLILTAIGWSIWLLYLGVPLFMKIPEERGFLYASSIVCAALVVLVFMKVVTVFFWEIGLGPEFIPD, encoded by the coding sequence ATGCTACTAAATCATATTCCAGATCTGTTCTTTAATCCCAGGCATGAATGGACACAGATTCGCACCCGATTTGATCAGACAGCCCCTGTGGCGGTGCTGAGGGATTTACCGATTCTTTCTTCACTGCCCGGAATCTGTTCATATTTTGGCGCAGTTTACTTAGGTTGGTCGGCCTCAGGTATAGCTCACGTCAAAGTTTCTTCATTGAGTGCCCTTATAATGGCTCTTATTGCCTGGGTGGCTATTTTTTTGGCTCTCGTCATGATGGGCTTTTTTACTCACTGGATGGAAGAAACCTATGGCAGTGGCAGAAGTTACATGGACTGCATCTGCTTCGCGATTTATGTCTCTTTTCCTCTTTGTCTCACCGGTATTGGTGGTCTTTACCCCCCTATCCCGATCACCATGCTGCTGATTCTGACTGCTATAGGCTGGTCAATCTGGTTGCTGTATCTGGGAGTCCCGCTTTTTATGAAAATACCGGAAGAGCGAGGTTTTCTTTATGCCAGCTCGATTGTCTGTGCAGCACTGGTTGTACTGGTCTTTATGAAAGTGGTCACGGTCTTTTTCTGGGAGATAGGACTGGGACCGGAATTTATCCCTGACTGA
- the aspA gene encoding aspartate ammonia-lyase, which yields MALDNTDLNEYRIEHDLLGEAPVPQEAYYGIQTQRALENFNISGVTLNHFSNIPKALAMVKKSCALANRDLGMLDAAKADAIADACDEIIAGKLHDQFSVDMIQGGAGTSTNMNANEVIANRALELMGYRRGQYEHLHPNTHVNMAQSTNDVYPTAMRLSMVLKHNELVVAAKSLKNACDVKAEEFKDVLKMGRTQLQDAVPMTLGQEFRAFSTTIGEDIDRIKDMAKLLCEVNLGGTAIGTGITADNRYAPLAVKYLSEISGQNMILAGDLVEATSDMGAFVIFSSALKRMAVKLSKMSNDLRLLSSGPLCGFNDINLPEMQPGSSIMPGKVNPVIPEAMSQIAFHVIGNDLVVTMASEAAQLQLNYAEPVLVYKILESIQQLTNGMFMLSDRCVKGITANRDVCMDYVYNSVGLVTALNPYLGYENSSRIAKTALKTGRRVVDLVKEEGLLTDEQLAEILKPENMIAPLDLSNKVH from the coding sequence ATGGCACTGGATAATACTGATCTGAACGAATACCGCATCGAGCATGATCTGCTGGGTGAAGCCCCTGTACCCCAGGAGGCATACTATGGCATCCAGACTCAGCGAGCCCTGGAAAACTTCAACATTTCCGGTGTCACTCTGAACCACTTCTCAAACATTCCAAAAGCCCTGGCCATGGTTAAGAAATCCTGTGCACTGGCCAACCGTGATCTGGGAATGCTGGATGCCGCCAAGGCTGATGCCATCGCGGACGCCTGTGACGAGATTATCGCCGGAAAACTGCATGACCAATTCTCCGTTGACATGATTCAGGGTGGTGCCGGAACCTCCACCAATATGAATGCCAACGAAGTGATTGCCAACCGCGCACTGGAGCTGATGGGTTACCGTCGTGGTCAATATGAGCACCTGCACCCAAACACCCACGTTAACATGGCACAGTCTACCAATGACGTTTATCCAACGGCTATGCGTCTGTCCATGGTATTGAAGCACAATGAACTGGTTGTAGCCGCCAAGAGCCTGAAGAATGCCTGTGATGTTAAAGCAGAAGAGTTCAAAGACGTTCTGAAAATGGGTCGTACCCAGCTGCAGGATGCTGTACCTATGACTCTGGGTCAGGAATTCCGAGCTTTCTCAACCACTATTGGTGAAGACATTGATCGCATCAAGGATATGGCCAAGCTACTGTGCGAAGTCAACCTGGGCGGTACTGCCATCGGTACAGGTATCACCGCCGACAACCGTTACGCACCTCTGGCGGTTAAATACCTGTCTGAAATTTCCGGCCAGAATATGATCCTGGCGGGTGACCTGGTAGAAGCCACCTCCGACATGGGCGCTTTTGTTATCTTCTCCAGCGCCCTGAAGCGAATGGCCGTCAAGCTGTCCAAGATGAGTAATGACCTGCGTCTGCTCTCTTCCGGCCCCCTGTGCGGCTTTAATGACATCAATCTGCCTGAAATGCAGCCAGGTTCCTCCATCATGCCAGGTAAAGTTAACCCGGTCATTCCTGAGGCCATGAGCCAGATCGCTTTCCACGTTATCGGAAACGACTTGGTAGTGACCATGGCTTCAGAAGCAGCCCAGCTGCAGCTTAACTACGCAGAGCCAGTACTTGTTTACAAGATTCTGGAATCCATCCAGCAGCTCACCAACGGTATGTTCATGCTGTCTGATCGCTGCGTTAAAGGCATTACAGCTAACAGAGACGTATGTATGGATTATGTCTACAACTCTGTTGGCCTGGTAACCGCTCTGAACCCCTACCTGGGTTACGAAAACTCCAGCCGCATTGCCAAAACCGCCTTGAAGACCGGTCGTCGTGTAGTAGATCTGGTTAAGGAAGAAGGCTTGCTGACGGATGAGCAACTGGCGGAAATCCTTAAGCCAGAAAACATGATCGCGCCACTGGACCTGAGCAATAAGGTACACTGA
- a CDS encoding response regulator transcription factor, translating into MQQQDMKQEPTVFIIDDDEAVRDSLKMLMKSVGQTVEAFFSPAEFLEVYDENRPGCIVLDIRMPGMSGLELQSKLNEMHCILPIIFITGHGDVPMAVQAIKDGAMNFIQKPFRDQELLDLINDALKLDAQQRRELLEHKEILRRLSTLTDREREVLHHVVEGKANKVIAADINLSQRTVEIHRSRVMEKMGTKSLAHLVRQVMQVKEHLEGEFYFKV; encoded by the coding sequence ATGCAGCAACAGGATATGAAGCAGGAGCCCACCGTTTTCATCATCGACGATGACGAGGCTGTTCGTGATTCGCTGAAAATGCTGATGAAATCTGTTGGACAGACAGTAGAAGCTTTCTTTTCCCCAGCCGAATTTCTGGAAGTCTACGATGAAAACCGTCCGGGATGTATCGTTCTGGACATTCGTATGCCGGGAATGAGTGGGCTTGAGCTACAGAGCAAGCTCAACGAAATGCACTGCATTCTGCCTATTATTTTTATTACCGGACACGGCGATGTGCCTATGGCCGTTCAGGCTATCAAGGATGGTGCAATGAACTTTATCCAGAAACCGTTCCGCGACCAGGAGCTTCTGGATCTGATTAATGACGCCTTGAAACTTGATGCGCAACAACGTCGTGAGCTGCTTGAGCACAAAGAAATCCTTCGTCGTCTTTCCACGCTGACAGACCGTGAGCGTGAAGTTCTTCACCATGTTGTTGAAGGCAAGGCGAACAAGGTGATCGCTGCTGACATCAATCTGAGCCAGAGAACGGTAGAAATCCATCGCTCTCGTGTGATGGAAAAAATGGGCACCAAATCCCTGGCCCACTTGGTTCGACAGGTTATGCAGGTTAAAGAGCACCTGGAAGGTGAATTTTACTTCAAGGTCTGA
- a CDS encoding response regulator, which yields MSTTEFPFSGRIPDYPAEAGVSAKDTSIVIELTIKAAPMSLATKATVYLLEQDTNVTDTIRGLCDEKSMLLKCFSNSSELLMAMQAIKPDCIIAENEKESKEAIKLLEALNEGEHDIPVIVLGHHNDVHTAVAAIKAGAVDYIEKPVIYGRLAEHFNQVIGGGGAAAV from the coding sequence ATGAGTACAACAGAGTTCCCATTTTCTGGCAGGATACCCGATTACCCTGCGGAAGCTGGCGTCTCGGCAAAAGACACAAGTATTGTTATTGAATTGACCATCAAGGCTGCCCCTATGAGCTTGGCAACAAAAGCTACTGTGTATCTATTGGAACAGGATACAAATGTTACCGACACCATCCGCGGCCTGTGTGATGAGAAGTCTATGTTACTCAAATGCTTCAGCAACAGCAGTGAACTGTTGATGGCGATGCAGGCCATAAAGCCTGATTGCATCATTGCTGAGAATGAGAAAGAAAGTAAAGAAGCTATAAAGCTTCTGGAGGCCCTGAACGAAGGTGAACATGATATTCCTGTGATCGTTCTGGGACACCATAATGATGTCCACACTGCCGTCGCGGCCATTAAGGCAGGCGCAGTCGACTACATCGAAAAGCCCGTTATTTATGGCCGACTGGCTGAGCACTTTAACCAGGTGATCGGCGGGGGGGGTGCAGCTGCAGTTTGA